One stretch of Segatella copri DNA includes these proteins:
- a CDS encoding formate--tetrahydrofolate ligase, which translates to MLTDIEIAKSVKMRPINEVAAELGIHEDQVENYGRYIAKITTDKIDTNKFKNHHLILVTAISPTKAGNGKTTVSVGLALGMQKIGKKSVVALREPSLGPCFGMKGGAAGGGYAQLVPMDKINLHFTGDFHAITEANNMISALLDNYRFQHEAEGFKLKKILWRRVMDVNDRGLRRIITGIGDKNGIETESGFDITPASEIMAIMCFATSIDDLRRRIDNILLGITEDDKPFTVKDMGVGGSIVALLLDALKPNLVQTTEGTPAFVHCGPFANIAHGCNSVMATAAALEYGDYAITEAGFGADLGAEKFYDIKCRKTGLQPDLTVLVVTLQALKMHGGVALEDIKKPNITGMEAGYWNLDKHVKNLQSFGQTVVIAFNKFATDTDEEIEVLRKHCEEMGCGFAVNSAFAEGGNGAIELANLVVKTIDERPSAPLYFAYDDNDSVEEKIEKVAFNLYGAGSVTMSDSAKAMIEEIKKLGAEKFPICIAKTQYSFSTDAKAYGPTEGFELHVRDITVNMGAEMVVVIAGPIMRMPGLPKSPQAERIDVVNGEITGLS; encoded by the coding sequence ATGTTGACAGATATTGAAATAGCTAAATCAGTAAAAATGCGCCCTATCAATGAAGTGGCAGCAGAACTTGGAATCCATGAAGACCAAGTGGAAAACTACGGCCGTTACATCGCTAAGATTACTACGGACAAGATTGACACCAACAAGTTTAAGAATCACCATCTCATCCTTGTGACAGCTATCAGCCCTACAAAGGCTGGTAATGGTAAGACTACGGTATCTGTAGGTCTCGCATTGGGCATGCAGAAGATTGGCAAGAAGTCAGTCGTAGCCTTGCGCGAACCATCTCTCGGTCCATGCTTTGGCATGAAGGGTGGCGCAGCAGGTGGCGGTTATGCCCAGCTCGTACCAATGGATAAGATCAACCTCCACTTCACCGGCGATTTCCATGCCATCACAGAGGCCAACAACATGATCTCTGCCCTTCTGGACAATTACCGTTTCCAGCACGAAGCAGAGGGTTTCAAACTCAAGAAGATTCTTTGGCGTCGCGTCATGGATGTGAACGATAGAGGTTTGCGCCGCATCATCACCGGTATAGGAGATAAGAACGGCATCGAGACAGAGTCTGGTTTCGATATTACACCAGCTTCTGAGATTATGGCTATCATGTGTTTCGCAACAAGCATCGATGATCTTCGTCGACGTATCGATAATATCCTCCTGGGCATCACCGAGGACGACAAGCCATTTACCGTAAAGGATATGGGTGTAGGTGGCAGTATCGTAGCTCTCCTTCTCGATGCTTTGAAGCCAAATCTGGTTCAGACAACAGAGGGAACACCGGCATTTGTTCATTGCGGTCCTTTTGCCAACATTGCTCATGGCTGCAATTCCGTCATGGCTACTGCTGCTGCTCTTGAGTATGGCGACTATGCTATTACAGAGGCAGGATTCGGTGCAGATCTCGGTGCAGAGAAATTCTATGACATCAAATGCCGCAAGACAGGTTTGCAACCAGACCTCACTGTTCTCGTTGTTACCCTCCAGGCGTTGAAGATGCATGGTGGTGTAGCTCTGGAAGATATCAAGAAGCCAAACATCACAGGAATGGAAGCCGGTTACTGGAACCTCGACAAGCACGTAAAGAACCTGCAGAGCTTTGGTCAGACTGTAGTGATTGCATTCAACAAATTTGCAACCGATACAGATGAAGAAATTGAAGTATTGCGCAAGCATTGCGAGGAGATGGGTTGCGGTTTCGCCGTAAACAGCGCCTTTGCCGAAGGCGGAAACGGTGCCATTGAACTTGCCAACCTCGTAGTGAAGACCATTGATGAGCGTCCATCAGCCCCTCTCTATTTTGCTTACGATGATAACGATAGCGTTGAGGAGAAGATAGAAAAGGTTGCATTCAATCTTTACGGAGCAGGCAGCGTGACTATGAGCGATTCTGCCAAGGCGATGATTGAAGAGATCAAGAAGCTGGGTGCTGAAAAGTTCCCTATCTGTATTGCCAAGACTCAGTACAGTTTCTCTACCGATGCCAAAGCATACGGTCCTACAGAAGGTTTCGAACTCCACGTTCGCGACATCACCGTAAATATGGGTGCCGAGATGGTTGTAGTCATCGCTGGTCCTATCATGCGTATGCCGGGCTTACCAAAGAGCCCACAGGCTGAGCGCATTGATGTAGTAAACGGTGAGATTACAGGTCTTTCTTAA
- a CDS encoding thiamine phosphate synthase, which produces MNKSLALAHFQTSFQFITHQNERFSYLEGAYLALIGGCDWVQLRMKGATDEEVEPIARKLKLACEGAGATFILDDRVELVKKLQIDGVHLGKNDMPVDEARKLLGDEFIIGGTANTFDDIRRLHEQGADYIGCGPFRYTTTKEKLSPVLGIEGYRQIIEQMRENKISLPMVAIGGLTPDDIDPLADLGIGVAMSGTILNAENPVTMTRQIHDKCFGLFMENLNHYFENQ; this is translated from the coding sequence ATGAACAAGTCTTTAGCATTAGCTCATTTTCAGACGAGCTTTCAGTTTATCACGCATCAGAACGAGCGCTTCTCTTATCTCGAAGGTGCCTATCTGGCACTTATCGGAGGATGTGATTGGGTTCAGCTTCGCATGAAGGGGGCTACCGATGAAGAGGTTGAGCCTATAGCCCGTAAGTTGAAGTTGGCTTGCGAGGGTGCCGGTGCAACCTTTATTCTCGACGACCGTGTAGAACTGGTGAAGAAGTTACAGATAGATGGTGTGCATCTTGGCAAGAATGATATGCCGGTTGATGAGGCCCGTAAGCTCCTGGGTGATGAATTCATTATCGGAGGAACAGCCAATACATTTGATGATATTCGCCGTTTGCATGAACAGGGGGCTGACTATATTGGTTGCGGTCCGTTCCGCTATACTACTACCAAGGAGAAACTCTCTCCGGTGTTGGGTATAGAAGGTTATCGCCAGATTATTGAGCAGATGAGGGAGAATAAAATCTCTCTGCCTATGGTGGCCATCGGAGGTTTGACCCCAGACGATATAGATCCGCTTGCAGATTTGGGCATCGGTGTGGCAATGAGCGGTACCATCCTGAATGCGGAGAACCCTGTTACCATGACACGTCAGATTCATGACAAGTGTTTCGGATTATTCATGGAAAATCTCAATCATTATTTTGAGAATCAGTAG
- the pflB gene encoding formate C-acetyltransferase — protein MKTEWRGFKGNMWQSEVNLRDFIQNNYTCYDGDESFLAEPTQATNTLWGMLKELQKEERAKGGVLDMETEIVSGLTAYGAAYIGEGTKELEKVVGLQTDKPLKRAFMPYGGIKMAEQACTTYGYQPSEKLHEIFHKYCKTHNDGVFDAYTPEMKLVRHNHILTGLPDTYGRGRIVGDYRRVALYGIDFLIEEKKNDLANMGDREMIDEVIRLREEVAMQIKALKGLKEMAQLYGYDISQPAKNAREAVQWLYFGYLGAVKTQNGAAMSVGRISTFLDIYIQRDLNEGTLTEDEAQELIDHLVMKFRMVKFARIPSYNELFTGDPVWATLEVGGMGQDGRSMVTKNDYRFLHTLENMGPSPEPNLTVLYSSRLPKAFKHYASLISVKTSSIQYENDDVMRPVWGDDYSICCCVSATQTGKEMQFFGARANLAKCLTYAVSGGVDSKTREQCGPKYRAVEGDVLTYEEFMPRFMDMMDWLAGVYVKTLNLIHYMHDKYFYEAAELALIDTDVRRTFATGIAGFSHVVDSISAIKYAKVNIVRDETGFPLSFKTEGDFPRYGNDDERADEIAVWLLKTFMNMIKKHHTYRNSEPTTSILTITSNVVYGKYTSNMPDGRPAGAPLAPGANPSYGAEKNGLLASLNSVAKLPYEYALDGISNTQTISPGALGHNDEERAQTLVGVLDGYFNQGSHHLNVNVFGIDKLKDAMEHPEKEEYQNFTIRVSGYAVKFIDLTREQQLDVIARQAHERL, from the coding sequence ATAAAAACAGAATGGAGAGGTTTCAAAGGAAACATGTGGCAGAGTGAAGTGAATCTTCGTGATTTCATTCAGAACAACTACACTTGTTATGACGGCGATGAGTCGTTCCTTGCAGAACCAACTCAGGCAACTAACACCCTTTGGGGTATGTTGAAGGAACTCCAGAAGGAGGAGCGCGCCAAGGGTGGTGTGCTTGATATGGAAACAGAAATCGTTTCAGGATTGACAGCTTATGGTGCTGCCTATATTGGCGAGGGTACTAAGGAGTTGGAGAAGGTAGTTGGTCTGCAGACCGATAAGCCTTTGAAGCGTGCCTTCATGCCTTACGGCGGTATCAAGATGGCAGAGCAGGCTTGTACTACATACGGCTATCAGCCATCAGAGAAGCTCCACGAAATCTTCCACAAGTATTGCAAAACTCATAATGATGGCGTATTCGATGCTTATACTCCAGAGATGAAGCTCGTTCGCCATAACCACATTCTTACCGGTCTTCCTGATACTTACGGTCGTGGACGTATCGTAGGTGACTACCGTCGTGTGGCCCTCTATGGTATCGACTTCCTCATCGAGGAGAAGAAGAACGACCTCGCTAACATGGGCGACCGTGAGATGATTGACGAAGTAATCCGTCTCCGTGAAGAGGTTGCTATGCAGATCAAGGCGCTCAAGGGCTTGAAGGAGATGGCTCAGTTGTATGGTTACGACATCTCTCAGCCAGCTAAGAACGCTCGCGAGGCTGTTCAGTGGTTGTACTTCGGTTACCTCGGAGCTGTGAAGACTCAGAATGGTGCTGCGATGTCTGTAGGCCGTATCTCTACCTTCCTCGATATCTATATCCAGCGCGACTTGAACGAGGGTACTCTTACCGAGGATGAGGCTCAGGAGCTCATCGACCACTTGGTCATGAAGTTCCGTATGGTTAAGTTCGCCCGTATTCCTTCTTACAACGAGCTCTTCACCGGCGACCCAGTTTGGGCTACTCTCGAAGTAGGTGGTATGGGTCAGGATGGCCGCTCAATGGTTACCAAGAACGATTACCGTTTCCTCCATACATTGGAGAACATGGGTCCTTCACCAGAGCCAAACCTCACTGTACTCTATAGCTCTCGCTTGCCAAAGGCATTCAAGCACTACGCTTCTCTGATTTCTGTAAAGACAAGCTCTATCCAGTATGAGAACGACGATGTAATGCGCCCAGTTTGGGGTGATGACTATAGCATCTGCTGCTGTGTATCAGCTACACAGACAGGTAAGGAGATGCAGTTCTTCGGTGCACGTGCCAACTTGGCTAAGTGCTTGACCTACGCTGTATCTGGCGGTGTTGATTCAAAGACACGCGAGCAGTGCGGTCCTAAGTATCGCGCCGTTGAGGGTGATGTGTTGACATACGAGGAGTTCATGCCACGTTTCATGGATATGATGGACTGGTTGGCTGGCGTTTATGTGAAGACATTGAACCTCATCCACTACATGCACGATAAGTACTTCTACGAGGCAGCAGAGTTGGCGCTCATCGATACAGATGTTCGTCGTACTTTCGCTACAGGTATCGCTGGTTTCAGCCACGTGGTTGACTCTATCTCAGCTATCAAGTATGCCAAGGTAAACATCGTCCGTGATGAGACCGGTTTCCCTCTCAGCTTCAAGACCGAGGGTGACTTCCCACGTTACGGTAACGATGATGAGCGTGCTGATGAGATTGCAGTATGGTTGCTCAAGACCTTCATGAACATGATCAAGAAGCATCATACATACCGCAATTCAGAGCCTACTACATCTATCCTGACTATCACATCAAATGTAGTATATGGTAAGTACACCAGCAACATGCCTGATGGTCGTCCAGCCGGTGCTCCTTTGGCTCCAGGTGCTAACCCATCTTACGGTGCAGAGAAGAACGGTCTTTTGGCTTCATTGAACTCAGTAGCTAAGTTGCCATACGAGTATGCCCTCGATGGTATCTCTAATACTCAGACCATCAGTCCAGGTGCTCTCGGTCACAACGATGAGGAGCGTGCCCAGACATTGGTAGGTGTATTGGATGGTTACTTCAACCAGGGGTCTCACCACCTGAACGTGAACGTATTCGGTATCGACAAGCTCAAGGATGCGATGGAGCACCCAGAGAAGGAAGAATACCAGAACTTCACTATCCGTGTAAGTGGTTACGCTGTTAAGTTCATCGACTTGACACGTGAGCAGCAGCTCGACGTAATCGCTCGTCAGGCTCACGAGAGACTCTAA
- the pflA gene encoding pyruvate formate-lyase-activating protein, which produces MKGFVHSIESFGSVDGPGIRFLIFLQGCPMRCQFCHNPDSWKTGVGEEWSADDLLDKAERFKSYWGDKGGITVSGGEALMQIDFLIELFEKAHQRGINTCLDTSAQPFRKEGAFFDKFERLMTVTDTVLLDIKHINDEEHRKLTRHSNVNILDCARYLSEIHKPVWIRHVLIPGITDKDEYLYQLRDFLSTLSNIERIDVLPYHTMGIYKYEKLRIAYPLEGIDPPTSDRIAHAETILQEAL; this is translated from the coding sequence ATGAAAGGATTTGTTCACAGCATAGAGAGCTTTGGTTCTGTAGATGGACCAGGCATCAGATTTTTGATTTTCCTGCAGGGGTGTCCGATGCGCTGCCAGTTCTGCCATAACCCGGATTCATGGAAGACGGGAGTAGGAGAGGAATGGAGTGCCGATGACCTGCTGGATAAGGCAGAGCGATTCAAGAGTTATTGGGGTGACAAGGGCGGTATTACTGTAAGTGGTGGAGAAGCCCTGATGCAGATAGACTTTCTCATCGAACTTTTCGAGAAAGCCCATCAGCGTGGCATCAACACTTGTCTTGATACATCAGCGCAACCATTTAGGAAAGAGGGTGCTTTCTTCGATAAATTCGAGCGTCTGATGACCGTCACTGATACTGTTCTTCTTGATATCAAGCATATCAACGATGAAGAGCATCGTAAACTCACCCGCCATTCTAATGTAAACATACTGGATTGTGCACGTTATTTAAGCGAGATACACAAACCGGTATGGATTCGTCACGTCCTGATTCCAGGTATTACCGACAAGGATGAATACCTCTATCAGCTGCGCGATTTCCTCTCGACACTCTCTAATATTGAGCGTATAGATGTCTTACCTTATCATACGATGGGTATCTACAAGTATGAGAAACTACGAATAGCCTACCCGCTGGAAGGCATAGATCCTCCTACTAGTGATCGTATAGCTCATGCAGAAACAATCTTGCAAGAGGCACTTTAG
- a CDS encoding response regulator — translation MEKNKVLIVDDISENIKTISEMIKDFDIDVKTANGGKEAIDLIDSFKPDVILLDLMMPHVNGWDVIDHVRSKYSKNEMAIIVVSLLSNKDNIDECYELGVNDYITKPIIKARLTSSLEAHLNSFARG, via the coding sequence ATGGAAAAGAACAAAGTGCTAATCGTCGATGATATTTCAGAAAATATTAAAACTATCTCTGAAATGATAAAGGACTTTGACATCGACGTGAAAACTGCCAATGGCGGAAAAGAAGCCATTGACCTGATTGACTCATTCAAGCCGGACGTGATACTGCTCGACTTGATGATGCCACATGTAAATGGGTGGGACGTAATAGACCATGTACGCTCTAAATACTCGAAAAACGAAATGGCCATCATCGTGGTTTCCCTGTTAAGCAACAAGGATAATATTGATGAGTGCTATGAGCTTGGAGTAAACGACTACATCACAAAGCCTATCATCAAAGCCCGTCTCACCAGCTCGCTAGAGGCTCATCTAAACAGTTTTGCAAGAGGCTAA
- a CDS encoding nucleotide sugar dehydrogenase, whose product MINKSFEFKIGIIGLGYVGTPLACLFSKKYDTWGYDIKAEKVDKLAKSTMTDNKPVCKALKQGLKLTSNIDALKKCNVYIIAVPTPVNKSNKPDISCVRNATAEVGRILKEGDIVVYESTVYPGLTEEVCAPLLASTSGLKLNQSFFVGFSPERINPGDTVHTIENIVKVTSGSTPEAAAIIDSLYASVLTHGTYKAKSIRIAEACKLMENCQRDVQIAFFNEMEKIFDKMNINIEDVTAAASTKWNFIPATPGLVGGHCIAVDPYYLINKAQEVDVVPSLLSTAREVNEQMAVWMAGKIKNASESRKFKAPETNVLILGFSFKPDSDDIRNTKVADLYINLVGAGYKTTLYDPLVDVEEVKKEYNIKVTDDPKVLEKEYQIVVIGTHHKLFDSIDMNNLITDKGFMCDIYGIHKPRN is encoded by the coding sequence ATGATAAACAAGTCTTTTGAGTTTAAGATTGGAATAATAGGATTGGGGTATGTTGGTACTCCACTAGCATGCTTATTCTCAAAGAAATACGATACATGGGGTTATGACATCAAAGCTGAGAAGGTAGACAAGTTAGCCAAAAGTACAATGACAGACAACAAACCTGTATGCAAGGCATTGAAACAGGGATTGAAACTGACCAGCAACATTGATGCCCTGAAGAAGTGTAACGTGTATATCATCGCTGTACCGACACCGGTGAACAAATCTAACAAGCCAGACATCAGCTGCGTGCGCAATGCTACAGCTGAGGTTGGCAGGATTCTGAAAGAAGGTGATATCGTGGTATACGAAAGTACCGTTTACCCAGGTCTGACTGAAGAGGTCTGCGCTCCATTACTGGCATCTACATCAGGATTGAAATTGAACCAGAGTTTCTTTGTAGGCTTCTCGCCAGAGCGCATCAACCCGGGCGATACAGTTCATACCATCGAGAACATCGTGAAGGTTACCAGCGGTTCTACACCCGAAGCAGCAGCTATCATCGACAGCCTCTATGCTTCAGTACTTACCCATGGCACCTACAAGGCGAAGAGTATCAGAATAGCAGAGGCATGTAAACTGATGGAGAACTGCCAGAGAGACGTGCAGATAGCCTTCTTCAATGAGATGGAAAAGATTTTCGACAAGATGAACATCAACATTGAAGACGTAACGGCGGCAGCAAGCACAAAATGGAATTTCATACCTGCTACTCCAGGACTCGTTGGCGGCCACTGCATCGCGGTAGACCCATACTACCTGATTAACAAGGCACAGGAGGTTGACGTGGTACCATCGCTGCTCTCTACAGCCCGCGAGGTTAACGAGCAGATGGCGGTATGGATGGCAGGAAAGATAAAGAATGCATCTGAAAGCAGAAAGTTCAAGGCTCCGGAGACTAACGTGCTGATTCTCGGCTTCTCGTTCAAGCCAGACAGCGATGATATCAGAAACACAAAAGTAGCCGATCTCTATATCAACCTGGTAGGAGCAGGTTACAAAACCACACTCTACGATCCATTGGTAGATGTAGAGGAAGTAAAAAAAGAATATAACATCAAGGTGACAGATGATCCTAAAGTTCTGGAAAAAGAGTATCAGATTGTGGTAATCGGTACTCATCACAAGTTGTTCGACAGTATCGACATGAACAATCTAATCACTGATAAAGGATTCATGTGCGACATCTACGGCATTCACAAGCCAAGAAACTAA
- a CDS encoding glycosyltransferase family 2 protein: MFSIAEHLNDFFDWISTLSFSSIVNTYWFLFFIEMPRYYILEYLVIGNRLMKRNRIDKEKEYAKFFLYRENPLVSILVPGKNEGKHIFKMVNSLAEQTYRNYEIIVVDDGSNDDTKLICNDLYRAGYITHYLRLETRGGKAAASNYGAQMARGKYIVCLDADSSLDRDALEKILLPFYIDGMVKGVGGCVKVRNYKETICSSLQAFEYLKRIQVGRIVTSELGIYHIISGAFGAFERKTLKEIGYWDIGPGLDGDLTQKIRKAGYKVKFAEDAICMTNVPTKWYKLYHQRIRWSRSLVRFRLRKHADILLPTKNWSILNWLSNMESVVFDCFLNFLWLWYIIKLAITFNTHIIEVLALGYFIRVCFSQLAFILVLMVSERKKDVWFLYRYLPLMSPYTGYFLRIARLSAHLQELFFRRSYKDAWNPEKTSRYAQLEGI; this comes from the coding sequence ATGTTTAGCATAGCAGAACATCTGAACGATTTCTTCGACTGGATCAGCACGCTATCGTTTAGCAGTATCGTGAATACCTACTGGTTCCTCTTCTTCATCGAGATGCCAAGATATTACATACTGGAATATCTCGTGATAGGAAACCGACTGATGAAGAGAAACCGGATAGATAAAGAGAAAGAATATGCCAAGTTCTTCCTGTACCGCGAGAATCCACTAGTAAGCATCCTCGTACCGGGAAAGAACGAAGGCAAGCATATATTCAAAATGGTGAACTCACTGGCAGAGCAAACCTACCGGAACTACGAAATCATAGTGGTAGACGACGGAAGCAATGATGACACCAAACTGATTTGCAACGACCTCTACCGGGCTGGGTACATCACCCACTATCTGAGGTTGGAAACAAGAGGCGGTAAAGCTGCAGCCAGCAACTATGGAGCCCAGATGGCAAGAGGAAAATATATCGTATGTCTGGATGCCGACTCTTCTCTAGACCGTGATGCACTGGAGAAGATTCTACTCCCCTTCTACATCGACGGAATGGTAAAGGGCGTAGGAGGATGTGTGAAAGTGCGCAACTACAAGGAAACCATCTGCTCATCGCTGCAGGCATTCGAATATCTGAAGCGAATACAGGTGGGACGCATCGTAACCAGCGAACTGGGTATCTACCACATCATTTCGGGAGCATTCGGAGCCTTCGAAAGAAAGACGCTGAAAGAAATAGGCTACTGGGATATCGGACCGGGACTGGATGGTGACCTGACACAGAAGATCCGCAAAGCCGGATATAAAGTGAAATTTGCTGAAGATGCCATCTGCATGACCAATGTACCTACCAAATGGTATAAGTTGTATCATCAGCGCATCAGATGGTCGCGCTCGCTCGTGAGATTCCGTCTACGTAAGCATGCCGACATTCTGTTGCCTACAAAGAACTGGAGTATCCTTAACTGGTTATCTAATATGGAGAGTGTGGTTTTCGACTGCTTCCTCAATTTTCTGTGGTTGTGGTATATCATCAAGCTCGCCATCACGTTTAACACGCACATCATTGAAGTGCTGGCACTGGGCTACTTCATCAGGGTATGCTTCTCGCAGCTTGCCTTCATCTTGGTGCTGATGGTTTCAGAAAGAAAGAAAGATGTATGGTTCCTTTACAGATACCTGCCACTGATGTCACCTTATACAGGTTATTTCCTGCGTATCGCCCGTCTGTCGGCTCATCTGCAAGAGCTCTTCTTCCGCCGTTCATACAAGGACGCCTGGAATCCTGAGAAGACTTCACGCTATGCTCAGCTTGAAGGAATCTAA
- a CDS encoding multidrug transporter, whose amino-acid sequence MNEFQYNGTPQEQAMADLLKSQSHRLARQQIIFALIFLLVIVLAAYYIVTRMIWATFDGYITLDENHISAVDDIYILKVNKEMGEVVHKGDTLYSYVLLGNIVNQYDPNILPSAVKETHDMEVQAKLAQQEIPVLRTRLAELRKQKASESSDIYYGLTDNTKRNALDAEIAEVEEELRKQANKVEIYAQAKNTTYNFMSRRGAGRANASMPYSNTSIYNPGLIHYCCAPADAYISKINVSDKTLVFKSEEVMVIQHTDYADCHLGVIAYVPNDMVKYMESPDDADIIINKDLELQAKLQMVGLRVEEIPKHLQSNFSHDVNAVVAVFTLNPNQRVPAWVMSNKLPVRIRVNKIGAMLDPKPLPMYTIPVGKNENVKRSNMISSDTNNHQDKTK is encoded by the coding sequence ATGAATGAATTCCAATATAATGGCACGCCACAAGAACAGGCGATGGCAGACTTGCTGAAGTCGCAGAGTCACCGCCTTGCCAGACAGCAGATCATCTTTGCCCTGATCTTCCTGCTGGTTATCGTGCTTGCCGCCTACTATATTGTCACTCGTATGATATGGGCAACCTTCGACGGTTATATAACCCTCGATGAAAACCATATCAGTGCCGTTGACGACATCTATATCCTTAAGGTGAACAAAGAAATGGGTGAAGTGGTGCATAAGGGAGATACGCTCTACTCTTATGTACTGCTAGGTAACATTGTGAACCAATACGACCCGAACATTCTGCCTTCTGCCGTAAAGGAGACTCACGACATGGAGGTACAGGCTAAACTCGCCCAGCAGGAGATTCCTGTATTGCGCACCCGACTTGCAGAACTGAGAAAACAGAAAGCCTCTGAAAGTTCGGACATCTACTACGGTCTTACCGACAACACCAAGCGAAACGCACTGGATGCTGAGATAGCCGAGGTAGAAGAGGAATTGAGAAAGCAGGCTAACAAGGTGGAAATCTACGCACAGGCTAAGAACACCACCTATAACTTCATGAGCCGCAGAGGAGCCGGCAGAGCAAATGCTTCCATGCCTTACTCCAACACTAGCATCTACAACCCGGGACTTATACACTACTGCTGTGCACCAGCCGATGCTTACATCTCAAAAATCAATGTGAGCGACAAAACCCTGGTGTTCAAAAGCGAGGAGGTGATGGTTATCCAGCATACCGACTATGCAGACTGCCATCTGGGCGTAATCGCATACGTACCAAATGACATGGTAAAGTATATGGAAAGCCCTGACGATGCAGACATCATCATCAACAAAGACCTGGAACTGCAGGCTAAGTTGCAGATGGTAGGTCTGAGAGTAGAGGAAATACCAAAGCATCTGCAGAGTAACTTCTCGCATGATGTCAACGCAGTGGTTGCCGTCTTCACCCTGAACCCGAACCAGAGAGTACCGGCATGGGTAATGAGCAACAAACTGCCGGTAAGAATAAGAGTGAACAAGATTGGTGCCATGCTCGATCCGAAGCCACTACCGATGTACACCATCCCAGTAGGCAAGAACGAAAACGTGAAGCGAAGCAACATGATTTCGAGCGACACCAATAATCATCAAGATAAAACGAAATAA
- a CDS encoding TolC family protein, translating into MAQTKGKKPKSFSPKMLVYENLKNDNVLRHFKQRFAQLDTLIKNPIWVKAPVIQLGLNNQHHADINKTDSLFWSKTAHEHLALNRHNGLEVTGQIYARPDAYFDSDEDDAKEVSKYKMKVQAELGWNIINSKFYQGKEKRTKIALANELDRLQIKKRQTADIYEKAADELTEQYNFYIGTVIAHRLDNLDIMNEAYQYMLEKDRISNDKMLKVINDKLEAEYDISVLCTDRDISNKPIYRIKPTKIVVDTTALWNHLNQESLDARIMMVKEQIADNDSKLTNYLSTTRLTPFARWSSYWQSNNKISNNADVGVRFTIPIWNETPRKRQALETQKEIIRSSRGTDVKEIKQSVGILLKKIDNLNKAIATEAFHIDQTGKYIEMRRFAYKNQKQGYNYLMRMDEYTGLLESMERMYKLMQNRALAIINIEKAVSIYNNNNIFKEIEL; encoded by the coding sequence ATGGCTCAGACGAAAGGCAAAAAGCCGAAAAGTTTCAGCCCTAAGATGCTCGTATATGAGAATCTGAAGAACGATAATGTACTGAGACACTTCAAACAGCGCTTCGCACAACTCGACACTCTCATCAAAAACCCTATATGGGTGAAAGCTCCAGTCATACAGCTGGGACTCAATAATCAGCATCACGCTGATATCAACAAGACCGACTCTCTGTTCTGGTCGAAAACTGCACATGAGCACTTAGCGCTCAACAGACACAACGGTCTGGAAGTGACCGGACAGATTTATGCCCGACCTGACGCGTACTTCGATTCTGATGAAGACGACGCAAAAGAGGTATCAAAATATAAGATGAAGGTTCAAGCCGAACTGGGATGGAACATCATCAACTCGAAGTTCTACCAAGGCAAGGAGAAAAGAACAAAGATTGCTCTTGCCAATGAACTCGACCGCTTGCAAATAAAAAAGCGCCAAACTGCAGACATATATGAAAAGGCAGCCGATGAGCTGACCGAACAATATAATTTCTATATCGGTACTGTCATAGCACACAGACTGGACAACCTCGACATCATGAACGAAGCGTACCAGTATATGCTGGAAAAAGACCGAATCAGCAACGACAAGATGCTGAAAGTGATAAACGATAAGTTGGAGGCTGAATATGACATCTCCGTGCTCTGCACAGACAGAGATATCAGCAACAAGCCTATCTACCGCATCAAACCAACCAAGATTGTGGTAGACACCACAGCCCTCTGGAACCATCTGAACCAGGAAAGTCTGGATGCACGCATCATGATGGTGAAAGAACAGATAGCTGACAACGACAGCAAGCTGACCAACTACTTAAGCACTACCCGACTCACACCATTCGCAAGATGGTCGAGCTACTGGCAGAGCAACAACAAGATTTCGAACAATGCCGACGTGGGCGTAAGATTCACCATTCCTATCTGGAACGAAACGCCACGCAAACGACAGGCACTGGAGACCCAGAAGGAAATCATACGCAGCAGCCGCGGTACCGATGTGAAGGAAATAAAACAGTCGGTAGGCATCCTGCTCAAGAAGATAGACAACCTGAACAAGGCTATAGCCACAGAGGCTTTCCATATAGACCAGACCGGCAAATATATCGAAATGAGGCGGTTTGCCTACAAGAACCAGAAGCAGGGATACAACTATCTGATGCGTATGGACGAATATACGGGACTCCTGGAAAGTATGGAGCGAATGTATAAACTGATGCAGAACCGCGCCCTCGCTATCATCAATATCGAGAAAGCCGTGAGCATCTATAACAACAATAATATCTTCAAAGAAATAGAACTTTGA